TCtggttactcttcatgcctaggtttgcatttgcatgcttatatcttttgtcatgcatacactaggtatatcttatggtaggcttgctcggtctcttttttaacccttggagcaaacctacatggttcaaAATTGTTTAGGAAGCACTGGCACATAGCTAGTCttactattgttcatctaatatgtgccaaagtccaaattgtagataatctctcccgaatatctattttgaaaatgattctcacattcatgagatgtcatctttcaagtggtattttttattctaaaaatcaatgtgcatgatttctacaaagtattctacatttgtgtgcacatatttagggggggtaattctacaacttggatgctttgagactaacaccttttcaaatggtatcaatttttcaaacctatcacatgtgtagtagtcttattgtaaggaaattggagtccccggagttaaacatcattcttcaattggcatcatcatattgatttcatttcatatttatatgctttctccatgcattatatagattaaactctcttgtgcatcctagcaagtaggtagtttttaacttcaaattcttattatttgcttgctttgattgtgttggcatcaatcaccaaaaagggggagattgtaaggaaaatggacccttggcctatttactttggattttggtgtttgatgactaacacaaccaaattggactaatgaatttgtaagtgtttgttttgtagttcaatagggtgcaagacgtaacttggacgaaggcgacgtgatgatccgatgatcaacacctcaagcaagaccttaggagcacaagagaagacacaagagatcaagcaaagtccaagcatgaagattagaACCAAGctgtatgcaagatcgcgaagaaatgagctcactgtggtgaccagatgctagaccggacgctggacaagcgatcggacgctgcgaccggatgctgggcaagtggctcggcagccaggcgaccggacgctggcggcaaccgaccggacgtaggacagcagcgtctgatcaagtacagtaaggttccagagcggcaaatctgcgaccggacgcgtccggtggtaggcaaccggacgctagccagcgtccgatcagcacattgccggctcaatggtcgggacgactggacacgtccgatcaggacgattcagcgtccggtcagtagcagaattgcgggagttcgaccccaacggctactttctcagtggggcttataaatagaccccccaaccggccatttggcaAGTGtgaagctgaggaaacatatcaagggtgttgatacaccattttagtgatctccacttgcatagagcttagtgattcattaggtgattagtgtaggtgctttgcgaagtgcttaggttgattagaccaccgctcatgcgcttgctttaggtttaggcctagtgtttagtgaggtttgcatacctcttaccactcagtgcttgtgagcaccattgttgtacatcggaggggcttgaagtcttacgagatcacaccaaccgcgtttgtggtatggccgccaccgtgtaccggagggaacaaggcccacgacgtttcggccgaaagcttgatagtgaagacggcatggagcatctgggagaggcttgccggaaggcacgtcggagacccacttgtgcgtggggaaggcccgaggctatccacggagttacccgaccgggagcttggcccttgcgaggggctccaacgaggactaggggaaagcttgcagcgcttctcgatacctcggtaaaaataccagagtcgtcgatgagagtttgcatatctctaccttgctctttagcttccgtatttacattgattactttactatgtttgcggtagagatagcaacacactagcaaaaccatagtttcacatctagatagtttatctattgcataggttttgctagggttagaaaaagaggccatagtttagagttagaatttttaagttgcctaattcaccccactcttaggcgtcacggtcccttcactaggttatacctttgccttgcagcattctattccatctcctccaatgtcgatgcaacacatgcaccaacacgatcaacaatgatatgatccacttcatatcatcacgtgatcatattggttcatcgatcttgacttcacttgcttttcaccgttgcttgTCCATCGAcgtcaagtcttgcttaagcttcaccgccacgtggtccatcgctctaaagcctccaacttgcccttcacgtttgcaaccgatccatcaagccaagtcatatcttgatcttctccaccttgatcacatagaCTCAATATCATGCCTCATGTGcgatgagctccttcatcatcaaatgtgtaagctttgcaacatcttcgagccatttccacctccatggcatatgttgctcacacacatgtacctatggactaatcacatgtgtatctcactataaacacaattagtccaccaaggttgtcacttaattaccaaaaccacacaaggacctttcagcggggTACGCGTGTGGGGCGGGGGCAAGGCAGATGGGGGCGGACGTGCGCGTGCAAGAGCGATACGGTGCAGCagcaggcgtgggcagacgggGCGGGGCTGGGGCAAGCAACATGCGTGGGGCATCCGAACGCACTCATGTGCTCTgaacgtccgggcgctagtaATTCCCATGGTATAAAACAATCAAGTTACTTGTTGAATTGTCGGCTCTCTATCTCTGATGAAATTCGAAGGACATAACTCTTGATACTTTGACGAAGCCAAGGGCACATTTCAAGTGTTTGACATACTCGAATACATGGAGGGCTCCGGCAGCTAGTAATGAGGTTTGTGGGGGTgtgtgggggtggggtggggggtatACACATGAACGAATAGTGGGGTAAAGTAAACGATCATAGTGATTATCATGCCTTTGCAACATTTGTAATCTACAGACTACAGTTGATTCAGAAAAGTGGGCAAAAAACAACTCTTTCTACAGGTGCACAACaaacctcctcctccctctctctctctccctccctccctctctctctctctctctccctccctccctccctccctcccgtaTGGGCATGGCCATATCGAGGACTGACAGATATAACAATTAGGCACAGGTAAATAAGTGGAGGTGAACATATCATCAGTATTGATATAAACAGGTAAACGTAAGAGTGCTTATGTTCATCTGAAAACTCTCTGAATTCCAATCTTGTCGAAACAATGTACATCCATCTGAGTAATAGAACATAAACATGCCTTGAGACAGTTGAACAAAAAAGCCTCGCTAACTGTAATAGGCAATTATTCGCTGGATCCATCATCATCTTTGCTACTAAGGGTTCGTATTATCGCTTCTAACACCTTGATATCGCTATCTTTCTTCGCAATCTCCTCTTGCTTCAGCCGCAACTCCTCCATGTGCAGCTCAAACACTCCTGCAAAACGTAAGCGCAATCAAAGACAGCATTTTCTCAAAAAATGCTAGCTAATCAAATACTATGCATGCTAATGCTATTGTAGAAACAGGGCGGTACATACTCGCAGTATTCTCCAGTTCCTTTGTGACCTCCTGTGTGCGTAACTCTGCAGCTCGTTGTGCAGCTTCGGCCTGACGTTTCTCTGTACGAGCTCGTGCTGCTGCAGAAATGGCGGCATCGAGTTCGCGTTCCAGAGACTGCACCCTCTGGTCAAGAACCTGACACACAAACAACAATAAACTAGGTCAATGATTTATGGGATAATGGTTGACTTGGAAGACATGATGGCCTATTTGGCTATTTCCCCATCAAGAACTAATTGTACTGTAACAGAGTCAAACAGTCAACCACATATAGTTCCTCTGGTTACACTTATCAAACCTGATCAGTGAATGCAAATCAAGGAAACAATATGTTTTGATCTTCTGCGGTTGTGGTATCTACATTGTTTGTAATAATTACCTTACCAGTATAACACTTAATTGTCACGTATACATTAAATGATAAGAACTTAACGTTTATTCATTGACTTATTAATAATTTCTCTAGAGATCCCAATATATGAAAGTTTCTGCAATCTAAATAAACTAAATTCATTTGAACTCAAAATAAGAAATACAATTTTACAACAAAGTCAACTAAATACATATGTCTTAAGATTTTGCGTAAAATGACTTGAAACTAGATCACTATGAGTTAATTAAGCTAGAGTTAATGCTCCAAGCAATCAGTGGTAAGAAACACAAGATACAACATATTATATCCTAGGAGTACAAACTTACAACATAATAAATCTTAGAAGGATAATATGAACTTTTGCATGTGAAGATTAGGTTATTGCGTTCTACATCTCCAAATTGACAAAATACGGAAAATCTGAAGGAACAATTTTTGAGCAAACATAAATTGGTATCCACAATATGGGCGCATAAGTTCACCTCTGACCTTTGTAATAATTCCTCAAGTCACTAGATCAATAATTCAGGTCCAAGCTGCTCACTTTTTACATCAATTTATCTTCAAAATAAGGCTTAACTCATATCATACTGATGTTGGATAATTGCAGTAAAACAACAACCTCGCCTTTGGATGTATTAAGTCTAACACATTCTCCTACAACAAAGACAAATGCAAAGAAATCCGATTTGGAAAAATGGAACACAAAGTACCATTTTTTGAATTCAAGTTTACCCATTGCTTTTGAATTACGTTCCATGGAAGGTCAATCAATTCCATGTCACTGGATGCGGAACCAGAGTTGCCTAGCTCTACAAGCCTATGCCAAAGAGACACAAGTCGCACTAAACTGAATCATTCAAGCACTCAAAATCACAACCAGCTCAAGATCCCC
The sequence above is drawn from the Miscanthus floridulus cultivar M001 chromosome 15, ASM1932011v1, whole genome shotgun sequence genome and encodes:
- the LOC136508033 gene encoding golgin IMH1-like, which encodes MAAQREKSAAAVAVAAAHGAAGSGSPSPSSSSGGPAAAAAASSSGERWSAAIGNLGELGANVDSLQKLLGRKAVFVDDDIFSKASLAADQARTIKVLDQRVQSLERELDAAISAAARARTEKRQAEAAQRAAELRTQEVTKELENTARVFELHMEELRLKQEEIAKKDSDIKVLEAIIRTLSSKDDDGSSE